Proteins found in one Microbacterium sp. LWS13-1.2 genomic segment:
- a CDS encoding carbohydrate ABC transporter permease, which produces MTLTTDRVDIDPETVVAPATPRRRPRRNRWGRIAAWVSLAVVMLITLFPFYWMLRTALSNNNALYLDPGNLLPADPSLGGFRRVLGLSTPEEAAAEGGTTGSINFWLYLRNSVIVATVITVGQVLFSSMAAYAFARLTWKGRDAVFFAFLTAMMIPPIFVQLPNFILIRDLGLLNTLAGIILPFFFMTPFAIFFMRQFFLGIPREVEEAAMIDGAGHARLFFRVLLPMSATPLVTLSLLTYITAWGEYFWPLLVGRAEEARVLTVALGIFRAQTPQTGPDWAGLMAGTLIAALPVLVLFLIFGRRFVDNLGYSGIK; this is translated from the coding sequence ATGACTCTCACCACAGATCGTGTCGACATCGACCCCGAAACTGTCGTGGCGCCGGCCACCCCCCGCCGCCGGCCTCGCCGCAACAGATGGGGGCGCATCGCAGCCTGGGTCAGCCTGGCCGTGGTCATGCTGATCACGCTGTTTCCGTTCTACTGGATGCTGCGCACCGCGCTCTCCAACAACAACGCCCTCTATCTGGACCCGGGCAACCTCTTGCCGGCAGATCCCTCGCTAGGCGGGTTTCGGCGGGTTCTCGGACTTTCTACTCCCGAGGAGGCCGCCGCGGAGGGAGGCACGACCGGATCCATCAACTTCTGGTTGTACCTGCGCAACTCGGTCATCGTGGCCACTGTCATCACCGTCGGCCAAGTGCTGTTCTCATCGATGGCGGCGTACGCGTTCGCGCGACTGACGTGGAAGGGCCGCGACGCGGTCTTCTTCGCCTTCCTCACCGCGATGATGATCCCGCCGATCTTCGTGCAGTTGCCGAACTTCATCCTGATCCGCGACCTCGGCCTGCTGAACACCTTGGCCGGGATCATCCTCCCTTTCTTCTTCATGACCCCGTTCGCCATCTTCTTCATGCGTCAGTTCTTCCTCGGCATTCCGCGGGAGGTCGAGGAGGCCGCGATGATCGACGGCGCGGGGCACGCCCGCCTGTTCTTCCGCGTCCTGCTGCCGATGTCCGCGACGCCGCTGGTCACCTTGTCGTTGCTGACCTACATCACGGCGTGGGGCGAGTACTTCTGGCCCCTCCTGGTCGGAAGGGCCGAAGAGGCCCGCGTGCTGACCGTGGCGCTCGGGATCTTCCGCGCGCAGACGCCGCAGACGGGCCCCGATTGGGCGGGTCTCATGGCGGGGACGCTCATCGCCGCGTTGCCCGTGCTCGTCCTCTTCTTGATCTTCGGACGGAGGTTCGTCGACAACCTCGGTTATTCCGGCATCAAGTAG
- a CDS encoding sugar ABC transporter substrate-binding protein → MSHSTPVTRRLALGITVAAVPALLLASCSGSGPDPAAEDTSITYWLWDSNQQPAYQQCADDFEAESGISVKIEQYGWADYWQGLTTGFASGTAPDVFADHLSYYPEFVSQGQLLDISDRVEEDDVDLSIYQDGLAELWVDQEGGRYGLPKDFDTVAMFYNESMVADAGFTPEQLSGLAWSPDGSGAFEELIAALTVDANGVHGNEPGFDPRNVDIYGLALSGNGLNASGQQTWAPYALGNDWYFGDTTPWTTEWNFDDPRFVETIEWYKTLQERGFMPSVDIALSEADPLNGYLAGRYALVTDGSWMNGSYLGQSDVPTQVAPTPVGPSGQRGSVFNGLSDAIWAGTDQPDEAWEWVKYLGSTACQDVVAKDAVVFPAIKTSTEIATAAFAEKGWDISGFTVQVDDGTTALLPIADHWSEINDTVTAAVESFLQGSADSTVFTTANDSVNALFQ, encoded by the coding sequence ATGTCGCACTCCACCCCTGTCACCCGCCGACTCGCACTCGGCATAACAGTCGCGGCCGTGCCCGCGCTGTTGCTCGCATCCTGCTCCGGCTCGGGTCCAGACCCGGCCGCCGAGGACACGTCGATTACGTATTGGCTGTGGGACTCGAACCAGCAGCCCGCGTACCAGCAGTGCGCGGATGACTTCGAGGCCGAGTCGGGGATCTCGGTCAAGATCGAGCAATATGGTTGGGCGGACTACTGGCAGGGCCTGACCACCGGCTTCGCCTCCGGGACTGCTCCGGATGTCTTCGCCGACCACCTGTCGTACTATCCCGAGTTCGTCTCGCAAGGTCAGCTGTTGGATATCTCGGACCGCGTCGAGGAAGACGATGTCGACCTGTCGATCTACCAGGACGGCCTCGCCGAGCTCTGGGTCGACCAGGAAGGCGGCCGGTACGGTCTGCCGAAGGACTTCGACACCGTTGCGATGTTCTACAACGAGTCGATGGTCGCCGACGCGGGCTTCACTCCCGAGCAGCTCTCGGGACTGGCATGGAGCCCGGACGGCTCGGGTGCCTTCGAGGAGCTGATCGCTGCGCTCACGGTTGACGCCAACGGCGTGCACGGCAATGAGCCAGGCTTCGACCCGAGGAATGTCGATATCTACGGTCTCGCCCTGAGCGGGAACGGCCTGAACGCTTCGGGCCAGCAGACATGGGCGCCGTACGCGCTGGGCAACGACTGGTACTTCGGAGACACCACGCCATGGACCACGGAGTGGAACTTCGACGATCCTCGGTTCGTCGAGACGATCGAGTGGTACAAAACGCTGCAGGAACGTGGCTTCATGCCGTCTGTGGACATCGCGCTCTCAGAGGCGGATCCGCTGAACGGCTACCTCGCCGGACGCTACGCGCTGGTGACCGATGGCAGCTGGATGAACGGCTCCTACCTCGGCCAGTCGGACGTTCCCACGCAGGTTGCGCCCACGCCCGTCGGCCCGAGCGGACAGCGTGGCAGCGTCTTCAACGGTCTCTCCGACGCCATCTGGGCCGGAACCGATCAGCCCGATGAAGCCTGGGAGTGGGTCAAGTACCTCGGCTCCACGGCGTGTCAGGACGTGGTCGCGAAGGACGCGGTGGTGTTCCCGGCGATCAAGACCTCCACAGAGATCGCCACTGCGGCATTCGCTGAGAAGGGATGGGACATCTCCGGCTTCACCGTTCAGGTCGACGACGGAACCACGGCTCTCCTGCCGATCGCGGACCACTGGTCCGAGATCAACGACACCGTGACGGCCGCCGTCGAGTCGTTCCTGCAGGGCAGTGCCGACAGCACCGTCTTCACCACAGCCAACGACAGCGTCAACGCGCTGTTCCAGTAA